A genomic window from Cucumis melo cultivar AY chromosome 8, USDA_Cmelo_AY_1.0, whole genome shotgun sequence includes:
- the LOC103485964 gene encoding amino acid transporter ANT1 yields the protein MELPTDTMEIPLLNSSSRTTSTFQALANIIVSVVGTGVLGLPFAFRIAGYAAGSFGVLLVALATYYCMLLLVKCREKLTLQGRSNESKTYGDLGYICMGNKGRYLTEFLIFFAQCGGSVAYLVFIGQNLSSVFQGHGIPLSSYIFLIAAVEVVLSWIGSLAALAPFSIFADICNAIAMGIVVKEDIQKAIAGGISFNERTAITSNLRGLPFAGGMAVFCFEGFGMTLALQSSMKDKAAFPKVLGQALVGITIVYILFGFSGYMAYGDDTRDIITLNLPNTWSTKAVQVGLCVGLIFTFPIMLHPINEIVEGKLAQSNWFEKIEDNDVIFLGKRAQAATYMSRAVIVLVLAILASFVPGFGVFASLVGSTICALISFVLPAIFHLMLMGSSLCLSQKVLDSSILICGLIFAVYGTYNSLFGI from the exons ATGGAGCTACCCACCGATACTATGGAGATTCCTCTCCTCAATTCTTCTTCACGAACCACTTCCACTTTTCAAGCTCTTGCAAACATCATCGTCTCCGTCGTCGGCACCGGCGTCTTAGGCTTGCCTTTTGCTTTCAGAATCGCCGGTTATGCTGCCGGATCCTTCGGCGTCCTACTCGTCGCCCTAGCTACCTACTATTGTATGCTCCTTCTG GTGAAGTGTAGGGAGAAATTGACGTTACAAGGACGATCCAACGAATCAAAAACATATGGCGATTTGGGATACATATGCATGGGTAACAAAGGTCGATACCTTACGGAGTTTCTCATTTTCTTTGCTCAATGCGGAGGCTCGGTGGCATACCTGGTGTTTATTGGTCAAAACCTTTCATCTGTATTCCAAGGTCATGGCATCCCATTATCATCCTATATATTTTTGATAGCAGCAGTTGAAGTTGTGTTGTCATGGATTGGAAGTCTAGCTGCTTTAGCACCCTTCAGTATCTTTGCCGATATTTGTAATGCAATAGCAATGGGAATAGTGGTGAAGGAAGATATACAAAAAGCCATAGCTGGTGGAATTTCTTTTAATGAAAGAACAGCAATTACATCGAATTTGCGAGGTTTGCCATTTGCCGGAGGGATGGCAGTGTTCTGTTTTGAAGGATTTGGCATGACATTAGCTTTGCAGTCCTCTATGAAAGACAAGGCTGCATTCCCAAAAGTTCTTGGTCAGGCTCTTGTTGGAATAACCATTGTGTACATTTTATTTGGATTCTCTGGATACATGGCTTATGGTGATGATACCAGAGATATTATCACTTTGAATCTCCCCAATACTTGGTCAACAAAAGCAGTTCAG GTTGGATTGTGTGTGGGTCTAATTTTCACATTCCCCATAATGTTGCATCCAATTAACGAGATTGTGGAGGGTAAGTTGGCACAAAGCAACTGGTTCGAGAAGATTGAAGACAACGATGTTATATTTTTAGGAAAACGAGCGCAGGCAGCAACATACATGAGTCGGGCGGTCATCGTGCTTGTATTGGCAATCTTGGCTTCGTTTGTTCCAGGTTTTGGTGTTTTTGCATCCCTTGTGGGTAGTACAATATGTGCTTTAATCTCATTTGTTTTACCTGCCATTTTCCATCTTATGTTAATGGGTTCTTCTCTATGCTTAAGCCAAAAAGTTTTGGATTCTTCCATTTTGATATGTGGAttgatttttgcagtttatgGTACTTATAATTCTCTTTTTGGTATTTGA